GGGTCGTCAGGATGGGGAACGCAATGACGCAGGCGATGACGCGCGTCACGACCAGAAAGCGGAACGAGTCGACGGCCGTGGCCTCCAGCGCATCGATCTGCTCGGTGACCTTCATGGCGCCCAGCTCGGCGCCGATGCCGGCGCCGACCCGGCCCGAGAGCAGCAGCCCCGCGGTCAACGGCCCGGTCTCGCGCACGAGCGCCAGCGCGAGCGCCGAGGGCATCAGGGCCTCGGCGCCGAAGCGCTCGAGCGACGCCCGCGTGTGCATCGAGAGCACAGTGCCGACGGCCAGGCCCGACGCCCCAATGAGTGGTGCCGAGCGCCAGCCCAGCTCGTAGATCTGCCGCCCGATCTCGCCGAGCTCGAACGGCGGGCGGACGCATTCCCGAATCGCACGAACGGCGAACACGACGCCTTCGCCGACCTGCGCCAGCAACGAGACAATAGCCGTGAGGATGCGCTGCGGCATGAACCGTGTCCGAGCGAGAACCTGTGAGAACCCGAGACTTGACGCATGGTGTCAAGTTCGGGGCTCGAGATGGTAGGGCGCGCTCGCCGAGCG
The Luteitalea sp. genome window above contains:
- a CDS encoding ABC transporter permease, translated to MPQRILTAIVSLLAQVGEGVVFAVRAIRECVRPPFELGEIGRQIYELGWRSAPLIGASGLAVGTVLSMHTRASLERFGAEALMPSALALALVRETGPLTAGLLLSGRVGAGIGAELGAMKVTEQIDALEATAVDSFRFLVVTRVIACVIAFPILTTLMNFMGILGGFIAEHFVSGMSFVLYFRSSFQYIEFSDYIPATVKTMVFGFIVATSASYLGVNTTSGTEGVGRAATRSVVVASVLLIVVNVLLVRLIEFLFPGGAGF